In Methanocella paludicola SANAE, the sequence CAGGGCGGCCTGGTGGTCGTGCCCCACCCGTACAACAGGCCGAGGCACGGCATGAACATCCCCGAAGGAGCGGACGCTGTGGAAGTGTACAACTCCCGGTACATACTGGGCATGCACAACCGCATGGCCAGGAGAGGCGCGAAGGCCCGCAAATTACCGGAAGTCTCGGGAAGCGACGCGCACCAGGCATCCCTTGTGGGCAGCGCTATAACTTTGATTAAGGCAGAAAAAAATCCGAAAGCAGTTCTAGAGGCCATAAAAGAGGGGAAAACGGGAATCGACGTCAGGCGGACCCCGCTGCACATTTATGCCCTCCAGATGGCTAACGGATGGGCAAAAAAACTAAGGGCGTTTTTTATTAAGATAAGCAAATAGTTTTCCCTAAATCCGCATTTATCGAAATATTTATCCGATATGAGGTATATAGATAAACGATTCCTCATGGATAGCATAGATAACACAATCATCGATAAGCTTTCCAAGGATAGTCGTACCCATTGCACGGAGATAGCCAGCGAGCTGGGCGTTGCGACATCCACCGTGCATAAGCGTGTGAACCAGATGTATAGTGAAGGCGTGATCGAGCAGTTCACGGTTATCCTGGATCCCAAGAAGACTGGTATGCCTCTGACCACCTTCATAGGCATCAACGTGGACGAGAACTACAAGGCGGAGATCGTTACCAAGCTCAAGTCGCTGAAGAACGTGCTGGAGGTCTACGAGATACTCCAGCCCTACGATATCTTCGTCAAGGTGCGGACGAGCGACATGAGCGAGCTGAAGGATTCCGTCCTCAGGGTGCTGGACAATACGGACGGCGTGATCAGCTCCAGCAGCATCATAACCACTATCAGGCATAAGGAGAAGACGTGCATACTGGGTGATCAATGATGTTGACGGTGTCCATCGTAGAGGCCGTCGCCGCGTTCCTCATGTACATACTGGGGGGAGCGCTCGTACTATTCATCTACGAATCCTACACCCGGACAAAGCAGAAAAATCTCATGTACATGGCATTAGGGTTCTTTCTCATCATCTTCGGGAGCAACCTGAACACGCTGATCGTGATGCTGCCTACCATGATCGGGGGCTCTATCCCCATCGATGACAGCATCTCCCGGACGGCATCCCTGCTGATACAGCTCAGCGGCATCCTGACCCTGCTGTACTCGGCGCTGAACCCGTATGCATCGTAAGGGCGAGGTATTATGGATAAATACGTGAACTTTGCAAAAACCTGGAAGTCGGTGGGCGTGACCAACAGGCTCAGGTGGCAGCAGAATAACTCGCTGGGCCGTTTCAACAAGTACCTGTTAATACGTTTCATCGATCGTTATGGCGAGAAGGCCCTGGAGGTCATCTCCGAGACCGGCCTGGCCGTGGGCTACGACGACGGCAAGAAGATCGTCGATAACCTGAACCTGGACTCCAACTCGTTAAGGGCGCTGCTCATACCCATGGAGGCCATATCTCTCCTTGCAGGCGTCGACTCGGACATCCTGGTGGAAAGCAGCTACGGCCCCGGCACGATCTGCCTGAAGGTGGGCGACTGTATTTATGCCACCCTGTTCGACGGCATGAACGTGGGCGCCGACTTCAAGACCAACGCCTGCGTGAGCTATTCTACGGGCCTGACCCACGCCGTGAGCGAGAGGTCCAAAGTTAAAGTCGTCAAGCGCAGGTGCGCCGGCGATAAGTACTGTGAGTTCGTGGTGAGCCTGGGATGAGGCGCGGCCTCAAGCTGCTCGCCGTTTTTCTGTTTTATCTTTTGAACGCCTGGCTCGTGGTGTCTTTTTCGTCGTTGGCCGGCATACTGACGTATCCGCTGATCATTATCCTGTCGGTCTTCTTTATCGCGGTCTTCGAGCTTCAAGTTCCCTGGAAAGGTTTCGCGGAAGGGGCGATCTTCGCGGCTGTTCCCATGGGCCTGGTACTCGCCGTGCTCCTGCTTTCTGGCGCCATCACTCCCGGCCCCATCCGGGAGGATTTTTCGTACTACCTACTACTGGGCGTATTCGTGCAGCTTCTGGTCAGTTTCGGCGAAGAGCTGGGTTTCAGGGCCGCCATTTTCCAGGGCCTCTTCGACGAGCTCGGCCTCTGGCCTGCGGCGCTCCTTTCGGCGGCGGGATTCGCCGCGTTGCACCTGCCTTCTATGGGCATCGTAGGCCTGGGCAGGCAGTCGGACCTGATCGCGCTGGGCACCATCTTCCTGGCGGGGATCGTGCTGGCCCTGCTCTACCGTTATGGAGGCCTGCTCAACGCCATCGCGTTCCACTTCGTCTGGAATTTCATCGAGTATAACCTGTTCGAGCTGGGGCCGCTGGAGGGGGCTATTCTTGTGTCTAAGCCCGGACCCGACATCATCACGGGCGGCGCCTTCGGCCCGGAGGCCTCCGTCGTCACGCTGGCCGTGACCGCCCTGCTTATCGTCGCCGTATGGCTGTACTACAATAAGGTGCGGAAGCCCGCTAATTCCTTGTCTGCGCCTTAATCGGTAGTTACTGTTTCCGATTTATAAATTTATGTTTAGCTTACCTCGTTTAAGGCACAAAGCTGACGAGACACTATTTTCAACACAATGGCACGGAGTTCACGAAGGCTCACTAAGATTTCTTTTCAGATGGAGGGACAGAGGTCACAAAGACCGGTTCATTGGGTTAAGAGGCACAAAGGATACGATGGCACAATGAATGAACATGCGAACACTTTTTGCCATCGTGTCATTGTCCCCTTCGTGCCTCTTGATGCAAAAAGCCGGCTCTGTGGCCTTTGTGTCCTCCATCTGAAAAAAGACTCCGTGGACTCCGTGCGCTTTGTGCCATTGTGGTGAGAAATAGTGCCTCTGTCGGCTTAGTGACTTAAAAATCAGGCTGTACAGGCAATAACCAGGCAAAGCGCATATAATATAAGTATGGAACTATTTAGCAACTATTTAGCTGGGCGCACAAAATATATCGGGTTAGCCAAAGATAAAAAGAGTAGGCGGTCCTATGGCTCTGGTCTGGTCGCAGGAATTGATGCTCATCCTGATGGTCTTCGTGCTGGCGCTATTCCTCATAGCGTTCGTTATCGCCCTGCTCTACGGCCTCTGGAACCGCAGGCGGGATGACCGGCTCAAGAAGATCGAGGAGCGCCTGAAGGCCATCGAGGAGCGGCTACATAAGTAGCATCTTGATCGCCGCAAAAAGTATATTATAATGGAGATAGGCTAATTGTTAATTGGAGAAAGACCATGGTATTAGGTTTAGGCCCGACAGAGATCTTACTCATATTCGTCGTAATTGTCTTATTATTCGGAGCCACGAAGCTCCCCGAGCTTGCGCGCTCCATGGGCCAGTCCATGGGCGAGTTCAAGGTGGGCCAGATAGAGGCCGAGAAGAAGTACGAGAACATGAAGAGCCAGGTGAACCCTCCGGCCCAGAACGCAGACGATATCGCTTTGACCCGCGCCCAGAGGATGGCGAAGAACCTGAATATCGACATAAAGGGCAAGTCTGACGAGCAGCTTCTCGCGGAGATCGAGAAGAAGCTGGCCGAGCAGGAAGTTGGCGCTAAGAAGTAAGACGCTAAAACTTCTAATCGTTTTTTCGTTTTGCCATAGCCATTTTTAGTAAGTTATTTATAGTGATGCCTGCATGTATAGGATGCAAAACTTTTGTATCACCGTATAGCGGGGTGGGGTAGTCAGGAGATCCCGACGGGCTCATAACCCGTAGACCAATGGTTCAAATCCATTCCCCGCTACTTTCTATGATTATATCATGGCGGTTTCATCACTATAAATAACAATTTTAGGCATGGGCTTCTAATACGTCGCGGTTCGACGCCCGGCCTGATGGCCGTGCTACTCCGTCTTTTCGGGTGCTCCACCGTCGGGGCCGCGCTTGCACCCTCGGTCGCATGGCCGCTTATGCGGCATGCTCCCTCCGCAAGCGCTAAGCGACGTTTTACTCTTCGAAAAAAACGTCCATTACCCCGCCGCCTCCGCATCGGCCTGATGGCCGACTGATGCCCGAAAAGACTCCGCCGAACGCGATAATATCTTTATCAGGAAACCACTATATCCGTAAAAAATTTTTCTGGACGACAGCCCTTAATTTTGCTCGCCATTCATCTTGCGCAGTCATCGTATCTTTGTTAATAACCCCGATAAGCCTTATAAAAATGTAAAAAAAGCTTGGACTTGCGGGGATGAGAACAGTGAAAACAAAGCCAATAATACTTGTGTCCTTCATGGGCATTATTGCCTTGCTATTGATCTGCATGACGCTGGCAACGAGCGCCACGGCTCTGAATAAACATATGGTCAATAAGGGGAATGGACAGCAAGCTCATGGGCTGAAGATCAATGAACGATTACCTGCTCTTGAAGCCGATGCTTATTATAAGAACAACATTACCAGGATTAATCTAAGTGATTACCAGGGCAAATGGCTGGTCTTTATTTTCTATCCGGCGGACTTCACCTTCGTCTGCCCCACCGAGCTCGAGGAGATGGCTTCCCTTTACAAGAACTTCACCGAACAGGGCGCCGAAGTTTTCAGCGTCAGCCGTGACACGCCATATGTCCACAAGGCATGGCACGACTCCGATCCCAGGATAAATAAGGTCGAGTATCCCATGCTTAGCGATACCACTGGCGAACTGTGCAAGGCATTTGGCACTTACAATGAAAGCAATGGCCTTTCGCAGCGCGCTAGCTTCATCTTCGACCCGGACGGCAACTTGAAGGCGATGGAGATCCATGACGATGGCTTCGGCCGAAATACAAGGGAATTACTTCGTGAACTTGAGGCTTTGAAGTTCGTCCGTGAGAACAAGGGCAAGGTCTGCCCTGCAGGCTGGAAACCTGGCGACGAGGCCATCCAGCCTTAACTGGATATGTCCATTACTTTTTCCCGGTGATGATGCCTATGGGTCCCACCATGAACGGCATCCTGAGCGCCCTTGGAATGAACGACTCTTTATGGGTGTCGACGAACTTGACCTCGCTGATACCCCAGCCCTTTATCGTCTTAACAAGCTCCTCGGGCGTGCCATAGGCCTTCTTTACCAGGAACAGATCCTGGAACGTGAACTTCCCGCCCTTCTTCAAGACGCGAAGCGCCTCACGGATCAGCTCTTTCTTATCTTTTGCATCGCGGACTTCATGGAACGTTAAATTACTGACGACGGCATCGAACGTCTCGTCCTCGAAAGGCAGTTTCATGGCGCTGGCCTTCTGGAAGGTGACCCTATCACTAACGCCTTCGGCGGCCGCATTTTTCTCGCAGATCTTTTTAGAATATGACCAGTTATGGCCCCAAAAATCAACGCCGGTAAGGCGGGCATTGGGGTATTTCTTAGCCAGCTTGATGGTGAGCGCGGCGCTGCCGCAGCCTATGTCGAGCAATTTTCCCTGCCCGTTCCAGGCAAGGTTAGCCAGCACCAGGTCATAGATCTTATTCTGAACGTTGCCCCCCCGGGCCGAGAACATCCGCCTGGCATAAGCGAAATAGGCGGCGATGAGAAGAAAAACGATTGCCAGGAGGACGAGCATCGGGAACAATAACGCTATTACCAGTAAGGCCAGGCCGATCAGAACGGGCATGAGGACCAGCCTCTTGGAGACCCAGTTACCATAGTACGGCTTCTTGACCGATACCATATTGAACATCTTTCTAGTTCGACAATTTAATATGTTCCCGATATTATTGTATTTTCTTGATATGTCGGTGCCGGGTAAAGCTGAAAACGTACGGAAATACGGGAAACCGCCATTTAGCGTAGCCGTCATTCATGGCGGCCCCGGTGCTACGGGCGGGATGGCTCCTGTTGCCAGGGAATTATCCGTACGCAGAGGCGTCCTGGAGCCACTGCAGACCGCCTCGTCCATCGACGGCCAGGTCGCTGAATTGCATGATGTGCTGCTCGAGAATGCGGCCCTTCCCGTTACGCTGATCGGCCATTCGTGGGGTGCCTGGCTTAGCCTTATTTTCGCTTCCACATACCCGCAGCACGTGAAAAAGCTGATATTGATAGGATGCGGACCCCTAAAAGAAGAATACGCCTCGCAGATCATGGAGACAAGGCTGAGCCGCCTGAGCGATGAGGAAAAAGATACGTTATATTCGCTGGCTGAAGCATTGAACGATTCCCATATTTTGGATAAGAGCATTGCTTTCGCCGAGTTCGGTAAGCTGATGTCAAAGGCCGATTCCTATGCTCTGCTTCCGGGCGACGGGCCAGATCTGATGATGAGGGCGGACATCAACGCCCGCGTCTGGGGAGAGGCCGAGGTGCTCAGGAGAAGCGGAGAGCTATTGCGAATTGCCGACCGTATCAGATGCCCTGTGGTAGCGATCCATGGCGATCGCGACCCGCATCCCGCAGTAGGGGTAAAAAAGCCCCTGATGGGGACAATAAAGGATTTCCGGTTCATCCTGCTGGAGAAATGCGGCCACGAGCCCTGGCGGGAGCGCTTTGCCCGGGGCCTGTTTTTCGAGATACTGGAACGCGAGCTAGCGTGAGCAGGCTCGCTTAAGTAACTTTTCGTCGGGATAGTCGAAGATACCAGAAACAATGACGTGACCCTTTCCCAGGCTTTTGTGGACCATCACGGCCCTGCCGTCCCCCGTCGCCATCGCTACGTCGCCGTTGAAGCCAGTGAAGTAGGCGTCGCAATTCCTGGGGCCGGGCTCGAACGTCAGGCCTTCGGGGCAGGCGGATCTAAGGAGCCTTACTTCGCTTTGCCTGAACTGCTCGCCAATTTTGAATATGTGATGATACACGGGAGCACCGGGCAGCCAGCCATACTTGTAGCCCTCGATGCCTGCGCCATACGCCAGGACGATGCCTCCCCTCTCGACGAATTCCTCGATACGGCCCCGGCAGCCCTCGAGCGCGGGCAGCATCCTATAATACTGGCGTACGGCGAAAGCGGAAGGTATGATAAGCAGCTTAGATGGCTGGCAGTAAGGCGTCCCGAAGAGAGCGGGCACCATCTGCTGGCAGGAAAAGCCGTATGCATCGAAGAACTGCTCGAACGCCCTGCTCTTGCTGTCCGATAGGACCGTTATATCGAGCATGATATTCACAAATAGCTATTCTTCCTCGATCCAGCCGGTGCTATATTTAGACTCGGTCCAGTCCTCTTCTACCAGGGAGACGCCCTTCTCGTTGACGATGCGGACGGCGTCGTTGAACTCGTCGGCCAGCGTCTCGACTATCCACCGGTCCACGTCCGCGGGCGCGTCCTTGTGCTTACGCATGTCGTCCAGGGCGTCTGAAAGCTCTACCTCGGCGCCGTTCATCTGGATGATGGTGTATGCGACGATGCCGGCGCTGTTGTACTGGACAGGGCCGTAGAAGATGATGTTGTAGGTCGCGCCGCACTTGCACGAGACCGTTAAAAGCTCGGAGCCTTTGAGTATGTTGGGCATGCCGTCAGGCGTCTTGACCACGATGCGGAAGTTGCTGTCCTCCGGTATTTTCGTGATATTGCCCTCAAGCATCAGGCGCTTGCAGCGGCGGCAGGTCCTGCCCAGCAGGTAATCGTCGTAGTTGATGCCGCTCCTGTTGATGACGATCTCGGTCAGTATCCGCAGCCCGCAGGGTTCTTTATCGAGTTTCATGCCGAATTAAATCTTATGACGAATGAATTTATCTCTTTTCTGGTGTCGGCATTAAGTTTTAATATAGACCGTTACAAATCAGAATTATCATAGCATGAAACATGAGGATATTTGCGCCGTAGATATCGAGGGCCTTCTGCCCCTGCTGTCGAAGTCCGTGGCCGAGCGCAGCGATTCCCTGAAGCTGCCATATAAGGTGAACACGGACCCCGAGTGTAACTTTTGTAAAAAGAATAAGCAGATCTACCTCACGGACCACGAGTACGAGCACCCGGAGCCGACGTTCATCAAGCGCCTTCCGGCCAGCGTCGCCGCCCTGAGCTATGAGCAGGACTACCCGGGGCGCTCGGTCGTCATCCTGAGGGACCACGAGACCAGCCTTACGTACATGCTGGAGCATAAGTTCTTATTATTCATGGCCTTCATGGAGGACGTTTCAGCGGTGTCCGAGGCCATATATGAGACTCTCGATCCCGTGAAGATCAACTACATGATATTGATGAACCAGAACGACCACTTTCATATGCACCTGATCCCCCGCTATACAAACGAGGGCGACAAGATGCATACGCCGCCCGTGTTCCGGGGCACGCCTGGTCTGGTGCCGGGTTTCGATTATCGCTCGCTGGCGCTGAAGATCCGGCATCACCTGCCCACGAAGAAGTCGGAGTTCAGTGTGTGTATCGAGGAATTGATTAACTCTGGGCTGCCGGAAAAATAAATTACGCCACGATGTGCAAATCAGTTTGGTCGGTATCTCGAACCTCTCCAAAGGAATTAAACCACGAATTTTTCTTTTTAGATTTTTCTCACGAAGCCTCGAATGCTCTAGCTCACCGTCAACGCACGAACTCTCAAACACTCTGGGCAGTGCTCTAAGTCTCTAACGCGCTAACCCGAAAATAAAGCTCCAAGGCTCGAATACACGTTTGAAACGCTAAACGGTGGAGCACGAACACTCTAAGAGCCCGGTCGTTCCCCCGCATTTTGGGGTGTTCGGGGCGTTGGCGTTTTAGCCGTGCCTTCGAGTATTAGTACTCCGTCGTTTAGCGTTTCAAACGTGCATTCGAGCCTTCGAGCCTTCGTTTCGGGTTAGAGCATTTGTGATTTCGAGCACTGCCCCGCGTATTCGAGAGTTCGTGCGTTGACGGTGAGTTCGAGGCTCAGGGATTTAGTGAGTAAAATCTTAAAAAAGATTCGTGGTTTACTTCCTTTGGAGAGGTTCGTGATACCAACCGAACAAATCAGCGCAACGGGATACAAGGAATAAACCATGGCACGTGATATGAAAAATTAATCTTCGTAGACCAGCCTGGGCGGCGGCACAAGCTCGGGAAACGCCTCGGCGATCATCTCAGGGTCGCTGTCGATGGCACAGAGCGCCTTCAGCATCCGCGCGGCCTCGCCCGCGTCAGCCTCCTCCTTAAGGCGAACGACGATAGTGCACCTCTCCTTATCCCGGTCAAAGGCCCGGCACTCCCTGTCACAGGTCCGGTCCTTTTCGAAGTAGCACTTCTTCTGTGGCTGCGGCCGCCTGTTAAAAATATTCAGCTTGAGCATCATTACTCCGCCATGAGCTTCACATAAATATCTTCCAGTGCCGACTCCTTCATCGACATGTCGACTAAAGCCCAGTTATTCTCGGAAATGTTCCTGAGCAGGGAGGCGATCTCGCCCACATCGGCCGTCCTGTAGATATAGTTCCCGTCCTTCTTATCATAATCAAGACGCTGGTCGCTCATGAACTTCACCTCGTACTCCCGCTTACCCAGGTCCTTCCGGATATTTTCCATCGTGTCGCAGACCACAAGCCGGCCGTTCTTCATGATGGCCACCCTGTCACAAACATATTCGACGTGGAACAGGTTGTGGGCGCTCAAGACGATAGTCTTGCCCTCGTTTCTAAGGCGGCGCATATAGTCCACGATGAAGAAAGACGTCAGCGGGTCCAGGCCCGAGCTGGGCTCGTCGAGCACGAGCAGCTTAGGGTCGTGAAGCAGGGCACGGGCGATAGCGACCTTACGCTTCATACCCTTAGAAAGCTCGCCGGTCAGCTTATTCCGCTCGGGAAGCTTCAGCGAGTCCAGCAATAGATCAATGCGCTCCTTCGCCTTCGCCGGGGGCATGTCGTACAGCTCGGAGAAAAATCGCAGGTACTCGTTCACGGTCATGTTCTCGTATAGCGGGCTCTCTTCGGGCAAATAGCCCAAAAAACGCTTCACGTAGGTGCCGTCCCTGGCCATGTCCCGGCCCATGACCTCGACGGTTCCGGACGTCGGGCTGATGAGGCCGACCATCATCTTTAGCGTGGTGCTCTTGCCGGCGCCGTTGTGGCCGATGATGCCCAGGATCTCGCCGTCACGCACCTCAAGGCTCAGGTCCTTAACGGCCTCGAAGTCTTTATATGACTTGGTAACGCCCGTCAGCTTAATCATTAACCCACCATATATTTGGAATGCATTAATAATTTTTCATGGGCAGTATGAGCAAGATCCTGCAGGTGGCGAAGAGGGAATTAGGAAGGTTTCGGACCCGGTTCAGCGGGCGCTCTCAGCCGGTCGTGCTGGCGCTGATCGTGATCTCGCTTATCGTCTCCTATTTTGTCGCCCAGCAGGGCCTCGTCATCGGCAAGGGCATTTATACTATAGGTATTTCGCCTGACGGGCCGGCCATCGGCGACATGAGGTTCAATGTACTTAGCCTCGACCGAGAGGCCGGGCAGAAGATGCTCAGGGACGGCTCCATCGACCTGTACATGGACGGCGAGACGGCGCTCACGCGGAGCGACGACCGCTCGCAGTACGCGGCCGGGGCCCTCAGGCAATACCTGGAAAATGCCGAGACGACGCTGCTCATCGAGCAATACGACATCAACCGGTCGTTCCCGCTGCGCGTCGAGGTCGGCTACCTCTACGCGACGGCGACACCGGCGCCCACGCCGACAGGCGTGGCCAGCATAGCACCGACGGCCGCGCCGTCGAACGACACCGGCGCCGCGGTCAAAGCGCAGATCGAGGAGCTGAAGAACGGCGGCAGCACCAGATTCAAGGCAGAGTTCGTATCCGAGAACGAGGTCCTCATTCCGTCGCTGATGACCTCATCCGTGCCCCTGGCGCAGGTCGTGCTCGCATTCCTCTACATCGTGCCCGTCCTGTTCATGGGCATCTTCTTCAACAGCAGCTTCATGGAGGAAAAGACCAATCGCAAGCTTAATGTCCTGATGTCGGCGCCGCTGGCTCCGCTGGACATCATCGCGGGCAAGATGCTCCCGTACATCTCCTTCTCGCTGGCCCTCGTCATCGTGATCACTCTGGCGCTGGCCGGGGACCTGCTCCTGGCCCTGGCCATATTCCTCCCGATAATCCTGTTCATCTTCGCGATATACCTCATGGTGGCCCTCGTCTACCGGACATTCAAGGACCAGACGTTCTTCTCCATGGCCGCCATGACGTTCGTCATCGGGTACCTGGTGCTCCCCGCCCTGTTCACCGGCATCAACGACGTGAGCTACATCTCGCCCCTCACGCTGGCCGTCCAGATGTACCGGGGCGAGAGCTTCAGCATGGCGCAGTACGCCCTCTCGACGGCGCCCATGTACCTGGTCTTCGGGGTGGCGATGTTCGTGGGCGTGCGCATCTTCAACGAGGAATATCTGCTCGGCTTCGGGCCGCTCTACCGGAAGCTGGCGGACGCCATCTACCTGGCCATAGACCAGAACCACCTTTACGTCTCCATCGGCTTCATCAGCCTGCTCATGATCCCCGCCGTCTTCATGGTGCAGATGATCATCGCCATCCTCTCGCTGATGATCCCCGTGAGCCTGCCGACGATGGTGTACATGGCCATCCTGCTGGTCTTATGCGTCATCGTGGAGGAGGTCGCCAAATCCGTGGGCATCGCCACCCTCCTGGAGAACAAGAAAGTAAGCTCCACTAAAACGCTCCTGATCCTGGCAGCCTGCTCGGCCGTAGGTTTCTTCATCGGAGAGAAAGTGCTGCTATACCTGTCTTTAAGCGTAGTCTCGAACATCATGCTCCTGGAGGCTATCGGGAGCGCGGGCCTGCTCATCATACCGCTCATCGCGCACTTCATATTCACGTCCATCGTGTGCCTGCTCACCCAAAAGATGGGCACCAAATACTACCCACTGGCCATAATGGCAGGCTCGCTCGTCCACTTCCTCTACAACTTCTTCATCCTGGCGCAGGAAATGGGGATGGTATGATGGGCGGGTTCTACGCCATCATGAACAAGGAGCTCGTCTCGGTCATGAAGGAGAAGACCATAGTCCTGGCCATCCTCATTCAGCTCCTCATAGCGGCCTTCTCGTCCGTCATCCTGGTTGGCCTGATGTCCTTCTACGACCCGAACTCTATCGCCGAGAACACGAACATCCACTTTAGCGTGGGCGTGTCAGGCGACTCTGACGGGGTTTTCTCGTCCTATCTCAGGGATTCTAATTTTGTCGTCTCCGCGTATGCCACGGAAGAGGAGGCGAAGGAGGCGATGAGGTCGGGCATCATCGATGCCGTGATCGCCATTCCCGCAAGCGAAGGGGTCGTGGACATGCAGCTCTACATGCCCCAGTCAGACACCAGCGCCACAGTGTTCACGATGCTCATTAAGGAGCCCCTGAAAAAGTACGAGAACTACCTCAGGGAGAAGAACGGCATACACGTGATGTATACGGGGATGAGCGGCAGGCAGAGCACCACCTTCGAGTTCCTGTACTCGTTCATCGTGCCCCTGCTCATGCTCTTCCCCGCCTTCATCGCGGGCAGCATGATCATCGACTCCATCTCCGAGGAGGTGGAGAACAAGACGCTGGACACGCTCCTTTCGGCTCCGGTATCGCTGAACGCCGTGCTCTTCGGAAAGGTCGCCGCCACGCTGTTCCTGGCCGCCGTACAGTGCGTGCTCTGGCTGGTGCTTCTGTCGCTGAACCGGCTCTACGTCCAGAGCCCGCTGGAAGTGCTATTGCTGGCGCTCATCATAACGGCTTTCGTCACTTTCGGCTCGGGCATCATCTCGCTCTACTTCAAGGACCGCGAGCGGTCCCAGTTCGCCTACTCCATGCTGCTCCTGGCCGCGGCCGGGGCCAGCCTGTTCTTCGATCCTTCCCCGCTAAGTCTCATGGCCCGGCTGGCCATGGGCGACCTGCATGTGGGCCTGTCGGACGTAGCGATATTCGTCGTGCCCCTCATCGTGCTCATCGGCGCCTTTACGCTGGCCTCCCGCAGGCTCATAGCGATGAAGGCTTAAAAAAGCTATTTAATAAAACGCTCGAGCGTGGAATCCTCTTCCGCCCGCGCACGGTCCAGCTTAAGCCGCATCCCATCCTCGGCGGCGATGGTCTTAACGCCCGTCGTCTTCTCGATGCGGAAAGCGATATCACGAGGATGTGCCTTGACCACCTGCATCCCGAAGTGGTTAAGGATCGCCATACCAGGCTTAGCCACCTTCAAAACCTTCTCGACGTCGCCCGGTATGAGGTGCTGGAAACGGTCGTCGTATGTGATGCGTACCATATTGATAATAAGATAATCGCAGTCCTTCATGGCCTCGCCGATGCCGTCAAAATATTTCGTATCCGCAATGTAGCCCAGCGTCTTATTCTCGAAGCGGAACTTGATGGCGTAGGACTCCACGTCCGAATGCTTCAGGCGCAGTGCGCCCTCTATGGACACGCCGTTAAGCCGGTACTTCGCCCCTTCCTTGAGCGCGAAGACGTTATTCCTGATGTACTTGCGGACGTACTTGAGCACGACCGGGTCGTTCCCTTCCAGGCAATCCCAGGG encodes:
- a CDS encoding CPBP family intramembrane glutamic endopeptidase; this encodes MRRGLKLLAVFLFYLLNAWLVVSFSSLAGILTYPLIIILSVFFIAVFELQVPWKGFAEGAIFAAVPMGLVLAVLLLSGAITPGPIREDFSYYLLLGVFVQLLVSFGEELGFRAAIFQGLFDELGLWPAALLSAAGFAALHLPSMGIVGLGRQSDLIALGTIFLAGIVLALLYRYGGLLNAIAFHFVWNFIEYNLFELGPLEGAILVSKPGPDIITGGAFGPEASVVTLAVTALLIVAVWLYYNKVRKPANSLSAP
- a CDS encoding class I SAM-dependent methyltransferase, which gives rise to MVSVKKPYYGNWVSKRLVLMPVLIGLALLVIALLFPMLVLLAIVFLLIAAYFAYARRMFSARGGNVQNKIYDLVLANLAWNGQGKLLDIGCGSAALTIKLAKKYPNARLTGVDFWGHNWSYSKKICEKNAAAEGVSDRVTFQKASAMKLPFEDETFDAVVSNLTFHEVRDAKDKKELIREALRVLKKGGKFTFQDLFLVKKAYGTPEELVKTIKGWGISEVKFVDTHKESFIPRALRMPFMVGPIGIITGKK
- a CDS encoding HIT family protein, whose amino-acid sequence is MKHEDICAVDIEGLLPLLSKSVAERSDSLKLPYKVNTDPECNFCKKNKQIYLTDHEYEHPEPTFIKRLPASVAALSYEQDYPGRSVVILRDHETSLTYMLEHKFLLFMAFMEDVSAVSEAIYETLDPVKINYMILMNQNDHFHMHLIPRYTNEGDKMHTPPVFRGTPGLVPGFDYRSLALKIRHHLPTKKSEFSVCIEELINSGLPEK
- a CDS encoding alpha/beta fold hydrolase yields the protein MSVPGKAENVRKYGKPPFSVAVIHGGPGATGGMAPVARELSVRRGVLEPLQTASSIDGQVAELHDVLLENAALPVTLIGHSWGAWLSLIFASTYPQHVKKLILIGCGPLKEEYASQIMETRLSRLSDEEKDTLYSLAEALNDSHILDKSIAFAEFGKLMSKADSYALLPGDGPDLMMRADINARVWGEAEVLRRSGELLRIADRIRCPVVAIHGDRDPHPAVGVKKPLMGTIKDFRFILLEKCGHEPWRERFARGLFFEILERELA
- a CDS encoding DUF7521 family protein, with translation MMLTVSIVEAVAAFLMYILGGALVLFIYESYTRTKQKNLMYMALGFFLIIFGSNLNTLIVMLPTMIGGSIPIDDSISRTASLLIQLSGILTLLYSALNPYAS
- the tatA gene encoding twin-arginine translocase TatA/TatE family subunit, translating into MVLGLGPTEILLIFVVIVLLFGATKLPELARSMGQSMGEFKVGQIEAEKKYENMKSQVNPPAQNADDIALTRAQRMAKNLNIDIKGKSDEQLLAEIEKKLAEQEVGAKK
- a CDS encoding ABC transporter ATP-binding protein, whose amino-acid sequence is MIKLTGVTKSYKDFEAVKDLSLEVRDGEILGIIGHNGAGKSTTLKMMVGLISPTSGTVEVMGRDMARDGTYVKRFLGYLPEESPLYENMTVNEYLRFFSELYDMPPAKAKERIDLLLDSLKLPERNKLTGELSKGMKRKVAIARALLHDPKLLVLDEPSSGLDPLTSFFIVDYMRRLRNEGKTIVLSAHNLFHVEYVCDRVAIMKNGRLVVCDTMENIRKDLGKREYEVKFMSDQRLDYDKKDGNYIYRTADVGEIASLLRNISENNWALVDMSMKESALEDIYVKLMAE
- a CDS encoding peroxiredoxin, with the protein product MVNKGNGQQAHGLKINERLPALEADAYYKNNITRINLSDYQGKWLVFIFYPADFTFVCPTELEEMASLYKNFTEQGAEVFSVSRDTPYVHKAWHDSDPRINKVEYPMLSDTTGELCKAFGTYNESNGLSQRASFIFDPDGNLKAMEIHDDGFGRNTRELLRELEALKFVRENKGKVCPAGWKPGDEAIQP
- a CDS encoding PHP domain-containing protein gives rise to the protein MLRFDLHVHSNFSKDGLSSVEDILRAAAAKGLAGLAITDHNTTAGGRRALEIVDKVAPGLIVIPGEEVSTKQGHLIVLGITQDIPPGMTVDDTIKEARRQGGLVVVPHPYNRPRHGMNIPEGADAVEVYNSRYILGMHNRMARRGAKARKLPEVSGSDAHQASLVGSAITLIKAEKNPKAVLEAIKEGKTGIDVRRTPLHIYALQMANGWAKKLRAFFIKISK
- a CDS encoding Lrp/AsnC family transcriptional regulator, which encodes MDSIDNTIIDKLSKDSRTHCTEIASELGVATSTVHKRVNQMYSEGVIEQFTVILDPKKTGMPLTTFIGINVDENYKAEIVTKLKSLKNVLEVYEILQPYDIFVKVRTSDMSELKDSVLRVLDNTDGVISSSSIITTIRHKEKTCILGDQ